One segment of Trachemys scripta elegans isolate TJP31775 chromosome 1, CAS_Tse_1.0, whole genome shotgun sequence DNA contains the following:
- the TIGIT gene encoding T-cell immunoreceptor with Ig and ITIM domains, protein MGYPLLLGQLLWHMASLLPVSGDTTEKILTAGNVSAVENSNITLQCSLSLTNAIVSQVNWNRCNKVMLAVYLSKDKAMVQPAFTEKVSLAAEYGITIHLLGVNDTGDYCCEFHTFPYGIYEGRMFLELTGASEEMIFWKNLPYIIISLILGVLLLVCFIVWILRRKKQTQKIHVPPHVLQKAPSSSSGKDGSSQNPTTGSSAEASVASASSVGAQEESDDGHDYFNVLRYKSHSSSSTVVQMG, encoded by the exons ATGGGTTATCCTCTCCTTCTGGGACAGCTGCTGTGGCATATGGCTTCTCTCCTGCCTGTTTCAG GGGACACAACTGAGAAAATTCTAACAGCTGGGAATGTTTCTGCAGTTGAAAACAGCAACATCACCCTGCAGTGTTCTCTCTCTTTGACCAATGCTATTGTGTCGCAGGTGAACTGGAACAGGTGTAACAAGGTCATGCTTGCAGTTTACCTAAGCAAAGATAAAGCCATGGTCCAGCCGGCATTCACTGAGAAGGTATCGCTGGCAGCAGAGTATGGGATAACAATCCACTTATTAGGAGTCAATGACACTGGGGATTACTGCTGTGAATTTCACACCTTCCCTTATGGGATATATGAAGGGAGAATGTTCCTGGAACTGACAG GAGCATCAGAGGAGATGATCTTTTGGAAGAACCTTCCATACATAATCATCAGCCTGATATTGGGAGTTCTGCTCCTAGTGTGTTTCATAGTCTGGATCCTCAGGAGAAAG AAACAAACTCAGAAGATCCATGTGCCACCCCATGTCCTGCAGAAGGCGCCCTCCAGCAGCAGCGGGAAGGATGGCAGTTCACAAAACCCCACCACAGGCAGCTCAGCAGAGGCCAGCGTGGCATCTGCCAGCAGCGTGGGAGCTCAGGAGGAATCTGATGATGGTCACGACTATTTCAACGTCCTGCGATACAAAAGCCACAGCAGCAGTAGCACTGTGGTACAAATGGGGtag